In Streptomyces qaidamensis, one DNA window encodes the following:
- the groL gene encoding chaperonin GroEL (60 kDa chaperone family; promotes refolding of misfolded polypeptides especially under stressful conditions; forms two stacked rings of heptamers to form a barrel-shaped 14mer; ends can be capped by GroES; misfolded proteins enter the barrel where they are refolded when GroES binds) translates to MAKILKFDEDARRALERGVNKLADTVKVTIGPKGRNVVIDKKFGAPTITNDGVTIAREVEVEDPYENLGAQLVKEVATKTNDIAGDGTTTATVLAQALVREGLKNVAAGASPAALKKGIDAAVAAVSEELLATARPIDEKSDIAAVAGLSAQDSQVGELIAEAMDKVGKDGVITVEESNTFGLELDFTEGMAFDKGYLSPYFVTDQERMEAVLDDPYILITQGKISAIADLLPLLEKVIQSNASKPLLIIAEDVEGEALSTLVVNKIRGTFNAVAVKAPGFGDRRKAMLQDLAILTGATVVSEEVGLKLDQVGLDVLGSARRVTVTKDDTTVVDGAGNKDDVQGRVAQIKAEIESTDSDWDREKLQERLAKLAGGVCVIRVGAATEVELKERKHRLEDAISATRAAVEEGIVSGGGSALVHAVKVLEGNLGKTGDEATGVAVVRKAAVEPLRWIAENAGLEGYVITSKVAELDKGQGFNAATGEYGDLVKAGVIDPVKVTRSALENAASIASLLLTTETLVVEKKEEEEPAAAGHGHGHSH, encoded by the coding sequence ATGGCGAAGATCCTGAAGTTCGACGAGGACGCCCGTCGCGCCCTCGAGCGCGGCGTCAACAAGCTTGCCGACACGGTCAAGGTGACGATCGGCCCCAAGGGCCGCAACGTCGTCATCGACAAGAAGTTCGGCGCTCCCACCATCACCAACGACGGTGTGACCATCGCCCGTGAGGTCGAGGTCGAGGACCCGTACGAGAACCTCGGTGCCCAGCTGGTCAAGGAGGTGGCGACCAAGACCAACGACATCGCGGGTGACGGTACGACCACCGCGACCGTGCTCGCCCAGGCGCTCGTGCGCGAGGGCCTGAAGAACGTCGCCGCCGGTGCCTCCCCGGCCGCCCTGAAGAAGGGCATCGACGCCGCCGTCGCCGCGGTCTCCGAGGAGCTCCTCGCGACCGCCCGTCCGATCGACGAGAAGTCCGACATCGCCGCCGTCGCCGGTCTGTCCGCCCAGGACTCCCAGGTCGGCGAGCTCATCGCCGAGGCGATGGACAAGGTCGGCAAGGACGGTGTCATCACCGTCGAGGAGTCCAACACCTTCGGTCTGGAGCTGGACTTCACCGAGGGCATGGCCTTCGACAAGGGCTACCTGTCGCCGTACTTCGTGACGGACCAGGAGCGCATGGAAGCCGTCCTGGACGACCCGTACATCCTCATCACGCAGGGCAAGATCTCCGCCATCGCGGACCTCCTGCCGCTGCTGGAGAAGGTCATCCAGTCCAACGCCTCCAAGCCGCTGCTGATCATCGCCGAGGACGTCGAGGGCGAGGCCCTCTCCACCCTCGTCGTGAACAAGATCCGCGGCACCTTCAACGCCGTCGCCGTGAAGGCCCCCGGCTTCGGCGACCGCCGCAAGGCGATGCTGCAGGACCTGGCGATCCTCACCGGCGCCACGGTCGTCTCCGAGGAGGTCGGCCTCAAGCTCGACCAGGTCGGCCTGGACGTGCTCGGCTCCGCCCGCCGCGTCACCGTCACCAAGGACGACACCACGGTCGTCGACGGCGCCGGCAACAAGGACGACGTGCAGGGCCGCGTCGCCCAGATCAAGGCCGAGATCGAGTCCACCGACTCCGACTGGGACCGCGAGAAGCTCCAGGAGCGCCTCGCGAAGCTGGCCGGCGGCGTGTGCGTCATCCGCGTGGGTGCCGCCACCGAGGTCGAGCTCAAGGAGCGCAAGCACCGTCTGGAGGACGCCATCTCCGCGACCCGCGCCGCGGTCGAGGAGGGCATCGTCTCCGGTGGTGGCTCCGCGCTGGTCCACGCCGTCAAGGTCCTGGAGGGCAACCTCGGCAAGACCGGCGACGAGGCCACGGGTGTCGCGGTCGTCCGCAAGGCCGCCGTCGAGCCGCTGCGCTGGATCGCCGAGAACGCCGGCCTGGAGGGCTACGTCATCACCTCCAAGGTCGCCGAGCTCGACAAGGGCCAGGGCTTCAACGCCGCCACCGGCGAGTACGGCGACCTGGTCAAGGCCGGCGTCATCGACCCGGTCAAGGTCACCCGCTCCGCCCTGGAGAACGCCGCCTCCATCGCCTCCCTCCTCCTCACGACCGAGACCCTGGTCGTCGAGAAGAAGGAAGAGGAGGAGCCGGCCGCCGCGGGCCACGGCCACGGCCACTCCCACTGA
- a CDS encoding ester cyclase, which translates to MTFVQLIECRTSRLDEMNRLMDRWVEQTKGKRTASHSVVAKDRADASHIVEIVEFPSYEEAMRNSGLPETDRIFQDMVALCEETPTFTDLDVVRDEQLYAATARRFFELAPGQGAAPPFNDVFIEDYHDHDPANVQDVIGLDAVRREVEVWRGGFDFSFTIEDQMAQGDRVCTRWTFHGRHTGEFLGIAPTGQEVTMTGTTVHRCTPDGKIAEGWWQYDRLGLMQQLGVLDPLEL; encoded by the coding sequence ATGACCTTCGTACAGCTCATCGAATGCAGGACCAGCCGGCTCGACGAGATGAACCGGCTGATGGACCGGTGGGTCGAGCAGACCAAAGGCAAGCGGACCGCGTCGCACAGTGTGGTGGCGAAGGACCGGGCCGACGCGTCGCACATCGTGGAGATCGTGGAGTTCCCGTCGTACGAGGAGGCGATGCGCAACTCCGGGCTGCCGGAGACCGACCGGATCTTCCAGGACATGGTGGCGCTCTGCGAGGAGACGCCGACCTTCACCGACCTGGACGTGGTGCGGGACGAGCAGCTGTACGCGGCCACCGCGCGCAGGTTCTTCGAGCTCGCGCCGGGTCAGGGGGCCGCGCCGCCGTTCAACGACGTGTTCATCGAGGACTACCACGACCACGATCCCGCCAATGTGCAGGACGTCATCGGGCTGGACGCGGTCCGGCGCGAGGTGGAGGTGTGGCGGGGCGGGTTCGACTTCTCGTTCACCATCGAAGACCAGATGGCGCAGGGCGACCGGGTGTGCACCCGGTGGACCTTCCACGGGCGTCACACGGGCGAGTTCCTCGGGATTGCGCCGACCGGGCAGGAGGTCACCATGACGGGGACGACCGTGCACCGCTGCACACCGGACGGGAAGATCGCCGAGGGCTGGTGGCAGTACGACCGGCTGGGGCTGATGCAGCAGCTCGGGGTGCTCGACCCGCTGGAGCTGTGA
- a CDS encoding SDR family NAD(P)-dependent oxidoreductase produces the protein MTTALITGSTAGIGAAFARRLAADGHNLVLVARDTKRLREQATELHDRHGIEAEVLTADLAEDKGIEAVAGRLGDRKNPVDLLINNAGFGNKGRYLDVSMSDELRMLKVHCEAVLRLTSAATEAMRERGRGGVVNVASVAAFVPRGTYGASKAWVVQFTQGAARDLAGSGVRLMALCPGFVRTEFHDRAGMGTDNIPGWMWLDADKLVAAALHDLARGKTLSVPDPRYKALMGAAKLVPRGVLGAVSSKTGRKYGPQ, from the coding sequence ATGACAACGGCTCTGATTACGGGATCGACGGCAGGCATCGGGGCCGCGTTCGCGCGGCGACTGGCGGCGGACGGGCACAACCTGGTGCTGGTGGCCCGCGACACAAAGCGGCTTCGGGAGCAGGCGACCGAGCTGCACGACCGGCACGGCATCGAGGCGGAGGTGCTGACGGCCGACCTGGCCGAGGACAAGGGGATCGAGGCGGTGGCCGGGCGCCTCGGCGACCGCAAGAACCCCGTCGACCTGCTGATCAACAACGCCGGGTTCGGCAACAAGGGCCGCTATCTCGACGTCTCCATGTCCGACGAGCTGCGGATGCTCAAGGTGCACTGCGAGGCCGTGCTGCGGCTGACGTCGGCGGCGACCGAGGCCATGCGTGAGCGCGGCCGGGGCGGCGTGGTCAACGTCGCGTCGGTGGCCGCCTTCGTGCCCCGCGGCACCTACGGCGCGTCCAAGGCCTGGGTCGTGCAGTTCACGCAGGGTGCGGCACGCGACCTGGCCGGCAGCGGCGTACGGCTGATGGCGCTCTGCCCGGGCTTCGTGCGCACCGAGTTCCACGACCGGGCGGGGATGGGCACCGACAACATCCCGGGCTGGATGTGGCTCGACGCGGACAAGCTGGTGGCGGCGGCGCTGCACGATCTGGCGCGTGGCAAGACGCTGTCCGTTCCGGACCCGCGCTACAAGGCGCTGATGGGGGCGGCGAAGCTGGTGCCGCGGGGGGTGCTCGGGGCCGTCTCCTCCAAGACGGGCCGGAAGTACGGGCCGCAGTAG
- a CDS encoding MOSC domain-containing protein produces the protein MRLLSVNLGRAEAVPYTDNAEGVTGIDKRPADGPVRVSAPGPKGVGGSGLAGDAVCKREHHGGDDQAVYAMAREDLDEWERELGRTLADGAFGENLTTRGLDVSGALIGERWRVGPEVVLEVTSGRIPCRTFQGHMGEKGWVKRFTQRGAPGAYLRVIVPGEVRAGDAVEIVHRPGHDVTVALQFRAVTTERTLLPRLRAAGEALHPEVLRMAREYEEKYGA, from the coding sequence ATGAGGCTTCTGTCAGTGAATCTGGGCCGCGCCGAGGCCGTGCCGTACACCGACAACGCGGAGGGCGTGACCGGGATCGACAAACGGCCTGCCGACGGGCCGGTGCGGGTGTCGGCGCCCGGGCCCAAGGGCGTCGGCGGGAGCGGGCTGGCCGGGGACGCGGTGTGCAAGCGGGAGCACCACGGCGGCGACGACCAGGCGGTGTACGCCATGGCCCGTGAGGACCTGGACGAGTGGGAGCGCGAGCTGGGCCGGACGCTGGCCGACGGCGCGTTCGGCGAGAACCTCACGACCCGCGGCCTGGACGTGTCCGGTGCGCTGATCGGCGAGCGCTGGCGGGTCGGGCCCGAGGTGGTGCTGGAGGTCACCTCCGGGCGGATCCCGTGCCGTACGTTCCAGGGCCACATGGGCGAGAAGGGCTGGGTCAAGCGGTTCACGCAGCGGGGTGCGCCGGGGGCGTATCTGCGGGTGATCGTGCCCGGGGAGGTCCGCGCGGGCGATGCGGTCGAGATCGTGCACCGGCCGGGCCACGACGTGACGGTGGCCCTGCAGTTCCGGGCGGTGACGACCGAGCGGACGCTGCTGCCGCGGCTGCGGGCCGCGGGCGAGGCCCTGCACCCGGAGGTGCTGAGGATGGCGCGGGAGTACGAGGAGAAGTACGGGGCCTGA
- a CDS encoding LysR family transcriptional regulator, translated as MIEARHLRVLRAVATTGSFSAAGRELGCTQPAVSQQMKALETSVGTPLLIRTGREMRLTQAGEALVRHAAGILAGLTAAEEEVAAIAGLRAGRVRLVSFPSGSSTLVPTALAALREAHPGTRVSLEEAEPPASVGLLREGDCDVALAFRYEGAAGAEEWDDLVVRPLLSDRLVALVPERHRLAGAESVAIGELTEEPWIAGCPRCRGQLVEVCAAAGFTPRIDFATDDYPAVVGLVGAGLGVAVLPQLAVESVRPRGVRTVRLEPAVRREIVALTLPDLAQVPAVAATLDQLARAARR; from the coding sequence GTGATCGAAGCCCGTCATCTCCGCGTCCTGCGCGCCGTCGCGACCACCGGCTCCTTCTCCGCCGCCGGCCGTGAGCTGGGCTGCACCCAGCCCGCCGTCAGCCAGCAGATGAAGGCCCTGGAAACCTCCGTCGGCACGCCTCTGCTGATCCGCACCGGACGGGAGATGCGCCTGACGCAGGCCGGCGAGGCGCTGGTACGGCACGCCGCCGGCATCCTCGCCGGGCTCACGGCCGCCGAGGAGGAGGTCGCCGCCATCGCCGGGCTGCGCGCGGGCCGGGTCCGGCTCGTCTCCTTCCCCAGCGGCAGCTCCACCCTCGTCCCCACGGCCCTCGCCGCGCTGCGCGAGGCGCACCCGGGCACCCGCGTCTCCCTGGAGGAGGCCGAGCCGCCCGCCTCCGTCGGACTGCTGCGCGAGGGCGACTGCGACGTGGCGCTCGCGTTCCGCTACGAGGGGGCGGCGGGCGCCGAGGAGTGGGACGACCTCGTCGTACGGCCGCTGCTGTCGGACCGGCTCGTCGCACTCGTGCCGGAGCGGCACCGGCTCGCGGGCGCGGAGTCCGTCGCCATCGGCGAGCTCACCGAGGAGCCGTGGATCGCGGGCTGCCCGCGCTGCCGCGGACAACTGGTCGAGGTGTGCGCGGCGGCCGGCTTCACCCCGCGCATCGACTTCGCGACCGACGACTACCCGGCCGTCGTCGGCCTCGTCGGCGCCGGTCTGGGCGTGGCCGTGCTGCCCCAGCTGGCCGTCGAGTCGGTACGGCCCCGGGGTGTGCGCACCGTTCGCCTCGAACCGGCGGTGCGCCGGGAGATCGTCGCGCTCACCCTGCCCGACCTCGCACAGGTCCCGGCCGTGGCGGCGACGCTCGACCAGCTGGCCCGGGCCGCTCGCCGCTGA
- a CDS encoding WhiB family transcriptional regulator, producing MADFSRLPGPNADLWDWQLLAACRGVDSSLFFHPEGERGAARSARENSAKEVCMRCPVRAECAAHALAVREPYGVWGGLTEDEREELMGRARNRLVSASTSGGHTASNN from the coding sequence ATGGCAGATTTCTCCCGCCTTCCCGGACCGAACGCGGACCTGTGGGACTGGCAGCTGCTGGCTGCCTGTCGCGGCGTGGACAGCTCGCTCTTCTTCCATCCGGAGGGTGAGCGCGGTGCGGCGAGGAGCGCTCGTGAGAACTCGGCCAAAGAGGTCTGCATGAGGTGCCCGGTACGCGCCGAGTGCGCCGCCCACGCCCTGGCGGTGCGTGAGCCGTACGGCGTGTGGGGCGGGCTGACCGAGGACGAGCGCGAAGAGCTGATGGGGCGGGCGCGCAACCGGCTGGTGTCGGCGTCGACATCGGGCGGGCACACCGCCTCGAACAACTGA
- a CDS encoding response regulator transcription factor, producing MTSVLVCDDSPLAREALRRAVATVPGVERVTTAANGEEVLRRWGADRSDLILMDVRMPGLGGVETVRRLLSADPGARIIMLTVAEDLDGVALAVAAGARGYLHKDASRAELRATVTQALADPTWRLAPRRLRSAEMGAAPTLTAREIQVLEGMSHGRSNAEIGRELFLSEDTVKTHARRLFKKLGASDRAHAVALGFRWGLVR from the coding sequence ATGACATCCGTCCTCGTCTGCGACGACTCCCCGCTTGCCCGAGAGGCGCTCCGTCGTGCGGTGGCGACCGTGCCCGGCGTAGAGCGCGTGACGACGGCGGCCAACGGCGAGGAAGTCCTTCGCCGCTGGGGGGCCGACCGCTCGGACCTGATTCTGATGGACGTACGCATGCCCGGACTGGGCGGCGTCGAGACGGTCCGGCGGCTGCTGTCCGCCGACCCCGGTGCGCGCATCATCATGCTCACCGTCGCCGAGGACCTGGACGGCGTGGCCCTCGCGGTCGCCGCCGGTGCCCGCGGCTATCTGCACAAGGACGCCTCCCGCGCGGAACTGCGCGCGACGGTGACCCAGGCCCTGGCCGACCCGACCTGGCGGCTCGCCCCGCGCCGGCTGCGCTCGGCCGAGATGGGCGCGGCACCCACGCTCACGGCGCGTGAGATCCAGGTCCTCGAAGGCATGAGCCACGGCCGCTCGAACGCCGAGATCGGCCGCGAGCTGTTCCTCTCCGAGGACACGGTCAAGACGCATGCCCGGCGCCTGTTCAAGAAGCTCGGCGCCTCGGACCGGGCCCACGCCGTGGCGCTCGGTTTCCGGTGGGGTCTGGTGCGCTAG